The following is a genomic window from Carassius gibelio isolate Cgi1373 ecotype wild population from Czech Republic chromosome B20, carGib1.2-hapl.c, whole genome shotgun sequence.
cataacttTGTTTTTTATATTCAAATGGATATCGTTATATGTGCAGTAGGATAAGTACATTTGTCCACCCCCACACCAAACACATATCtcagcatatttttttattttagcatagGCCTGGTGTAGGCCTGGACAAGCTGCCACTGCCATTAGTGTAAAAGAAAGTtttaaacaaactaacaaacatgtcattaaaaaaaaagcccAAGGTGTTTGACATCAGTTCGGATCAGTAAACAAATAGCAGCCGACTTTTGTCCCTAGACAAGGCCACACAACACCTATCACATCACTTGGGGGTCAGACATGATTTCTCTCTCCTTTAAAATTGCTTTCCACTCAATAAACCAGATCTGAGTTGTTGACTTAGCATGAACGCCCAGACTCTCTTCGCAAACGCCACCGTTTCTCGCATTCAACTCTCTGTTGACTTCTCCGAACCTGGACACTACATCCTATATGCTTACCACATCATATTCTCCACAAGTGCGGTTCTGCTCTCAGGATCTGTAGTCATCGGGATCCTAAAAACGAAGCATCTCCGAATTCAGAACAGATTCATGTTTATGCTGAGCACAAGCATGAGTGACGTTATTACAGGCCTGTCCGCTTATTACTCGGGTCTTTTTGACGTTCAAGAGGGATTCCCATCCAGAAACGGAACTTACAATATTTTACCGTCTTTCCTCGGTGTAAACCTTTTAGTCTTCATGTTTGCTCAGTTTGATAGATACTGCGCCGTGTGTTATCCTTTCATCTACGAGCGCTTCGTCTCACGCACTGTAGTCATTTGTGTCTGTTCGTACTGCTGGTTCCACGCTTGCGTTCTGTTCCAGCTTATTTTGAATTTGATCCCAGTTATACTAAGTAACAAGCTATTTGCCTTCAGCATCGCCATGTTACAAATTGTCGTGTTGACCAATGTGTTGATGAC
Proteins encoded in this region:
- the LOC127983520 gene encoding uncharacterized protein LOC127983520, producing the protein MNAQTLFANATVSRIQLSVDFSEPGHYILYAYHIIFSTSAVLLSGSVVIGILKTKHLRIQNRFMFMLSTSMSDVITGLSAYYSGLFDVQEGFPSRNGTYNILPSFLGVNLLVFMFAQFDRYCAVCYPFIYERFVSRTVVICVCSYCWFHACVLFQLILNLIPVILSNKLFAFSIAMLQIVVLTNVLMTIKLFFVAKHQVARDPPSAERDSKAESIKIIIVVVISFLIFWYPAFINIIVKQVSKYGIYSKNDGSNPFLILARFNALSTSGLYIWGSPSLRTAVWRIGWYKVLEQCKRR